The Henckelia pumila isolate YLH828 unplaced genomic scaffold, ASM3356847v2 CTG_461:::fragment_3, whole genome shotgun sequence genome window below encodes:
- the LOC140872050 gene encoding uncharacterized protein, protein MQVCEDRRALVRPRNAEKGPRLPSSDKFCEFHQEYEHITNDCQRLGEEVQRIMYDDPRIRAELTRRANPPRQGRAPQWRNQRNEVGGNQGDHQGRAPQNGQEERVQQIANHPHRGMIHMISGGTTDGDLGRARKAHGRRLENFEVNSQLSCPTDPNISFGREDLKDVVVPHNDPLLVTLTIANYDVARIFVDTGSLVNIIFKETLDQMKLEGFELDPITTELYGFTGHALQPLGHIVLPLSLGNGEQRVTKMACFTVVDAPSSFNGILGRPALSYFRAMASTYHQKLKFPSGREVGVVRGDQKVARLCYVNEVKIDAKKKRREVGMVSVGKAPRVFGQKVLLMSEEGHEKVELSPGAQVVKLAVDLNPSVKKSLVDCLKKNKDFFAWSISELTGVSAEIMVHRLNTLVGVRPIKQKKRHFGSEKDKVIKKEVDELLKSGHIREVQFPTWLSNVVLVPKSSGVTYHRLMDRVFASQISRNVKVYVNDILVKSQDDVRLVADLEETFSTLRNYRVKLNPEKCVFGVRGGKFLGYMVTERGIEANPEKVQAIRSMSPPRNLQEVQRLAGRIAALSRFISRSAHRSLPFFKVLRKAKKFEWDDECEKAFDDLKNYLAELLVLAKAVPGEPLYIYLSALEAAVSSVLIWQEVTTQHPIYFFSHALKGAELRYSEVEKLALTLVMTARKLRTYFLSHPIVVLTNSPIGRILTRADISGRLVKWTTELNEYDIQYEPRSAIKAQALADLLAKTRHMEGEDLWKVYVDGSSNSERCGVGVLLISPRGDEIRLAVRLDFQTSNNESEYEAVLIGLRAAKQAGAARVHLYSDSQLVTQQVNGSYEVKSEKLKEYMRAIEEARGLFDKVMFEQIPRENNEKAYSLAKMDSSLHNWKTREVVVQVELTHSTKLAPLAQEGG, encoded by the exons atgcaagtatgtgaggaTAGACGAGCACTTGTGAGGCCCCGAAATGCTGAGAAAGGCCCGCGGTTACCGTCATCTGACAAGTTTTGCGAATTTCATCAGGAGTATGAGCATATCACTAATGATTGCCAGAGGCTAGGTGAGGAGGTTCAGAGGATTATGTATGATGATCCTCGAATCAGAGCTGAGCTGACTCGAAGAGCAAATCCTCCTCGCCAAGGCCGAGCTCCACAATGGAGGAATCAGAGGAATGAAGTTGGAGGGAATCAAGGTGATCATCAAGGAAGAGCTCCTCAAAATGGTCAGGAAGAGAGGGTTCAACAAATTGCAAATCACCCTCATAGGGGTATGATCCATATGATTTCAGGGGGCACTACGGATGGAGATTTAGGAAGGGCTCGCAAAGCTCACGGGCGTAGGTTGGAAAATTTTGAGGTGAATTCTCAGCTCAGCTGTCCTACTGATCCGAACATCAGTTTTGGAAGGGAAGATTTAAAGGATGTGGTGGTACCTCATAATGATCCCTTATTGGTCACCTTGACCATAGCCAATTATGATGTGGCTCGCATCTTTGTGGATACTGGGAGCTTAGTGAACATTATCTTCAAAGAAACCCTTGACCAAATGAAATTGGAAGGATTTGAGTTGGACCCAATCACCACGGAGTTATATGGGTTCACGGGTCATGCTTTGCAACCGTTGGGACATATAGTGCTCCCATTATCTCTTGGAAATGGAGAGCAGAGAGTAACCAAAATGGCTTGCTTCACTGTGGTGGATGCACCATCCTCTTTCAATGGAATATTGGGACGCCCTGCCCTGAGTTATTTTCGAGCCATGGCATCCACCTATCATCAGAAGTTGAAGTTTCCAAGTGGAAGAGAAGTGGGGGTCGTTCGGGGTGATCAAAAGGTAGCTCGGTTGTGCTATGTGAATGAGGTAAAGATTGATGCGAAGAAGAAGAGGAGGGAGGTAGGAATGGTTTCAGTAGGCAAGGCACCGAGGGTGTTTGGTCAGAAGGTGCTTCTGATGTCTGAAGAAGGTCATGAGAAGGTGGAGTTAAGCCCGGGAGCTCAGGTCGTTAAACTAGCTGTTGATCTCAACCCGTCGGTGAAGAAAAGTTTGGTTGATTGCTTGAAGAAAAACAAAGACTTTTTTGCTTGGTCTATATCAGAGCTCACAGGGGTTAGTGCAGAAATTATGGTTCATCGACTCAACACTCTTGTGGGAGTGAGGCCGATAAAACAGAAGAAGAGACACTTTGGATCAGAAAAGGATAAGGTCATTAAGAAAGAGGTGGATGAGCTCCTTAAGTCAGGACACATTAGGGAAGTGCAGTTCCCTACTTGGTTATCAAATGTGGTCTTGGTCCCTAAGAGCTCAG GGGTTACTTATCACAGGCTCATGGACAGAGTGTTCGCCTCCCAAATTAGCAGAAATGTGAAAGTTTATGTGAATGATATCCTTGTGAAGTCTCAGGATGATGTGAGGTTGGTGGCCGACCTTGAGGAGACTTTCTCAACTTTGAGGAATTATCGGGTGAAACTCAATCCGGAGAAGTGTGTATTTGGAGTCAGGGGAGGTAAGTTTTTGGGATACATGGTTACTGAGAGGGGGATTGAGGCTAACCCGGAGAAAGTGCAAGCCATCCGGTCCATGTCTCCTCCTCGCAATTTGCAGGAAGTTCAGAGGTTGGCAGGAAGGATAGCGGCTTTATCTCGATTCATATCAAGATCAGCTCATAGAAGTTTACCTTTCTTCAAGGTGCTTCGTAAAGCCAAGAAATTCGAGTGGGATGATGAATGTGAGAAAGCATTTGATGACCTAAAAAATTACTTAGCTGAACTCCTTGTGTTGGCTAAGGCAGTTCCGGGTGAACCATTGTATATCTACTTATCAGCTTTAGAAGCGGCAGTCAGTTCAGTGCTTATTTGGCAAGAGGTAACAACCCAACACCCTATTTATTTCTTCTCACATGCCCTTAAGGGTGCTGAGCTTCGGTATTCGGAGGTGGAAAAGTTAGCATTGACATTGGTTATGACAGCTAGGAAGCTCAGGACTTATTTCCTATCACACCCCATTGTGGTGCTAACTAATAGCCCTATTGGAAGGATATTGACTCGAGCTGATATTTCTGGAAGATTGGTGAAGTGGACTACGGAGCTCAATGAGTATGACATTCAGTATGAGCCAAGGTCAGCCATTAAAGCCCAAGCATTGGCCGATTTACTGGCCAAGACAAGACATATGGAAGGAGAGGATTTGTGGAAAGTATATGTTGATGGCTCTTCTAATAGTGAACGATGTGGAGTGGGGGTGCTTTTGATCTCCCCTCGAGGGGATGAGATCAGATTGGCAGTTAGGTTGGATTTTCAAACTTCCAACAACGAGTCAGAGTATGAGGCTGTATTAATCGGTCTCCGAGCAGCTAAGCAAGCTGGGGCAGCTCGGGTGCACCTTTACTCTGATTCACAGCTGGTAACTCAGCAGGTGAATGGATCGTATGAAGTCAAAAGTGAAAAGTTGAAGGAATACATGAGGGCGATAGAGGAAGCTCGGGGTCTCTTCGATAAGGTAATGTTTGAACAAATTCCGAGGGAAAACAATGAAAAAGCATATTCTCTTGCCAAGATGGATAGCTCACTTCATAACTGGAAGACCAGGGAAGTAGTCGTGCAAGTGGAATTGACACACTCTACTAAGCTCGCACCATTAGCTCAGGAAGGAGGATAG